CCTCCGCCGAGGCGGCGAGGTCGGGCCGGGGCCGCCACACCGCCCGCGCCACCGGCAGCTTCGGCAGCGGGTACGGCGGGGCCACCACGTCGATCTCGTTGGCGACCAGCCGGAACCGCTCCCCCATGTCGGCCAGGCCGAGCACCACCGCCGGGCCGGGCTGGGCGTCGAAGACCATCCGGACCGGGTCCTCCCGCCCGCCGATGCCCAGCGGGTGGATCTCGACGTTCGGGGTGGCCGCCGCGATGGTCGGGCAGACCTCCAGCATGTGCGCCCCGAGCACCAGTTCCCGGCCGGGGGTGAGGTCGTAGGTGTAGTCCTCCATGAACGAGGTGCCGCCGGTGGTGCCGACGGACATCGACTTGAGCGTGCGGACCAGTACCGAGGTCTTCCAGTCGCCCTCGCCGCCGAAGCCGTACCCGTCGGCCATCAGCCGCTGCACCGCCAGACCGGGCAGCTGCCGCAGCCCGCCCAGGTCCTCGAAGTTGGTGGTGAAGGCGCGGAACCCACCGGCCTCGAGGAAGTCGCGCAGACCCGCCTCGATCCGGGCGGCGTAGCGCAGCGCGTCGTGCCGGTCGCCGCCGGAGCGCAGCGCGGGGACCAGCCGGTAGCTGTCGTCGTACTCCTTGACCAGCTCGTCGATGCGGGCGTCGGCGACCGCGTCGACGGCGTCGACCAGGTCGTTGACGCCGTAGGTGTTGACCGAGACGCCGAAGCGCAGCTCGGCCTCGACCTTGTCACCCTCGGTCACCGCGACGTCGCGCATGTTGTCGCCGAACCGGGCCAGTCGCAGCGACCGCATCTCGGCGTGCCCGATCGCGGCCCGGGTCCAGGCGCCGATCCGGGCGGCGACCCGGGGGTCGCTGACGTGCCCGGCGACGGTCTTGCGGGCGACACCGAGCCGGGTCTGGACGTACCCGAACTCCCGGTCGCCGTGGGCGGCCTGGTTGAGGTTCATGAAGTCCATGTCGATCTCGGACCAGGGCAGTTCCACGTTGGCCTGGGTGTGCAGGTGCAGCAGCGGGGTCCGCAGCGCGTCCAGCCCGGAGATCCACATCTTGGCCGGGGAGAACGTGTGCATCCAGGCGATCACCCCGACCGCGCCCTGTACGGCGGCGTCGCGGCAGACGGCCAGGATCTCGGCGCTGGAGGTGAGCACCGGCTTCCAGACCACCCGGGCCGGGACGGCCGGGTCGGCGTCGAGCCGTTCGGCGATCCGGCGGGACTGCTCGGCCACCTGGCGCAGGGTCTCCGGGCCGTACAGGCCCTGACTGCCGGTGAGGAACCAGACCTCGGCGACCGGTGATGGGTTGGTCATGGGCGTTGCCTTCCGGTGGGGCTGGCGAGGGTCACTTGGTGCGGATGCCGACGAGGCGTTGGAGCAGGATGAACACGAACAGCAGGCCACCGATGACGATCTTGGTCCACCACGAGTTGAGGGTGCCGTCGAAGGTGATCAACGTCTGGATGATGCTGAGCACCAGCACCCCGAGCAGGGTGCCGAAGACGTAACCGGACCCGCCGGTGAGCAGGGTGCCGCCGATGACGACCGCCGCGATCACGTCCAGCTCCATGCCCACCGCGATCAGCGGGGCACCGGACAGGGTGTAGAAGGAGAGCAGGATCCCACCGATCGCCGAGCAGAGCCCGCTGATGGTGTAGACCGCGATCTTCGTACGCCCCACCGGCAGGCCCATCAGCAGCGCGGACTGCTGGTTGCCGCCGATGGCGTACACGTTACGGCCGAGCCGGGTGTACGCCAGCACGGCGGCCGCCACGGCCACCACCGCGACGGCGATCAACGCGCCGACCGAGACGAAGTTCTCGCCCAGGTGGATGCGGTGCTGGGCGGCGCTGGTCCAGAACCCGTCGGTGATCGGGATCGAGGTGGTGCTGATCCAGGTGCACACGCCCCGGGCGAAGAACATCCCGGCCAGCGTGACGATGAAGGGTTGGATGTCGAAGAAGTGGATCACGCAGCCCATCGCGAACCCGAGGGCCGGGCCGAGCAGCAGCGCGATCACCAGCACGAGGGCGGGGTGCAGGCCGTCGCCCAGCAACGAGGCGGACACCATCGCGGTCATCGCCACCACCGACCCGACCGACAGGTCGATGCCGCCGGTGAGGATCACGAAGGTCATCCCGACCGCGACGACCAGCAGGAAGCCGTTGTCGATGAAGACGTTGAAGACGACCTGGATGTTGGAGAACGCGCGGTACTGGGAGACGCCGATGGCGTACATCACCAGCAGCAGCGCCGCGGTGGCGAGCACCGGCACGTGCCGGGGTGGCACCCGCCACCAGGCACGGCCCGGACGGGCGGCCAACGGGGTCGTGGTCATGCCGGAACCTGCTCCTTCTCTGTGCCGACCGGCTCCAAAGGAGTCACCGGGGCGCTGCGCCGACGGCGGAACCGGGCCCGGAAGGCCGGGGCCTGGATGAGGCAGACCACGATCACCACGACCGCCTTGAACAGCAGTGAGGTCTGCGGGTCGATGTTCATGGCGTACACCGAGGTGGTCAGGGTCTGGATGAGCAGCGCGCCGACCACGGTGCCGCCGAGGTAGAACCGGCCGCCGGCCAGCGCGGTGCCGCCGATCACCACGGCCAGGATGGCGTCCAGCTCGACCCAGAGGCCGACCGCGTTGCCGTCGGCGCTGGAGACGTTGGCCGTCATCATGAACCCGGCGATGGCCGCGCAGGCGGCGCTCACCACGTACACCAGGAAGGTGATCCGCCGGGAGCGGATGCCGGCCAGCCGGCTCGCCTCGGCGTTCCCGCCGACCGACTCGATGATCATGCCGAGCGCGGTACGCCGGGTCAGCACCGCCACCAGGACGGTCACCGCGAGGGCGATGACGATGGCGAACGGCAGGGTCAGCAGGTGGCCCACCCCGATCACCTTGTACGGCCCGCTGTTGATGGTGATGATCTGCCCCTCGGCGATCAACTGGGCCAGTCCGCGACCGGCCACCATCAGGATCAACGTGGCGATGATCGGTTGGATGCCGATCCCGGCGACCAGAATGCCGTTCCACGCGCCGAGCACCAGGGCGACCCCGAAGCCGAGCGCCACCGCGGTGAGCACCACTCCCAGGCTGTTCTGGTCGGGCTGCTCGCTGATGTAGAGGCAGGCCACCGCCCCGGCGACCGCCGCCACCGCGCCCACCGACAGGTCGATGCCGCCGGTGGCGATCACCAGGGACATTCCCAGGGCGACCAGGATCAGCGGGGCGCTGAGCCGGACGATGTCGACCAGGCTGCCGTAGAGATGGCCGTTCTTCAGCTCGATCGACAGGAAGCTCGGCCGGTAGACGGCGTTCGCCACCAGTAGCAGCACCAGCACCACGAGCGGCCAGAACAGCCGGTGGCTGGTGACGCCCGCGACGCGGGCCCGTACGGTGCTCATGCCGGCACCGACCCTTCCTGGGAGCTGCCGCTGGCGATGACCTGCATGACGCGGGCGGCATCGAGGGTGTCGTCGTTGGTGAGTTCGGTGACCAGCTGCCGGTCGCGCATCACGGCGACCTTGTGGCTGAGCCGGAGCACCTCCTCCAGCTCGGCGGAGATGAACAGCACCGCCATCCCGCCGTCGGAGAGCTGCGCCACCAGGCGCTGGATCTCGGTCTTGGCACCGATGTCGATGCCCCGGGTCGGTTCGTCGAGGATCAGCAGCCGCGGTTCGGTGATCAGCCACCGGGCCAGCAGCACCTTCTGCTGGTTGCCGCCGGACAGGTTGCGCACCGGCATCTCCGGATCGGCCGGCCGGATGCTCAACGCCTTGATCCAGTGCTGGACCAGTTCGTCCTGCCGGCGGCGGGGCACCGGCCGCAGCCAGCCCCGGGCCGCCTGCATGGCCAGGATGATGTTCTCCCGCACCGACAACTCGCCGACCAGGCCCTCGGTGCGGCGGTTCTCGGAGCAGAACGCGATGTCCCGGTCGATGGCGGCCACCGGGTTGCGGATCGTCACCGGGCTGCCGTCGACGGCGAGCCGGCCGGCGTCGGCGCGGTCCGCGCCGAAGAACAACCGGGCCACCTCGGTACGCCCCGAGCCGAGCAGCCCGGCCAGGCCGACCACCTCGCCCTGGTGGATGGTGAGGCTGAACGGCGCGACGGAACCGGACCGGCCGAGGCCGTCGGCCGCCACCAGCGGGGTGCCCGACTCGATGGCCGCCCGGTCGTCACCGCTGGTGGCCTCGTCGAGGCGTTCCAGGGCGTCCAGCTCCTTGCCGATCATCTTCTCCACCAGCGCGATCTGCGGCAGCTCGCTGGTCAGGTACTCGCCGACGAGCCGGCCGTTGCGCAGCACGGTGATCCGGTCGGCGATCGCGTACACCTGGTCGAGGAAGTGGGTGACGAAGATGATCGCGATGCCGTCGTCGCGCAGCTGCCGCATGATCCGCATCAGCTGGGCCACCTCGTCGGCGTCCAGGCTGGAGGTGGGCTCGTCGAGGATCAGCACCCGGGCGCGGATGTCGACCGCGCGGGCGATGGCCACCATCTGCTGGACGGCCAGCGAGTAGTTGCCGAGCAGCTCGGTGACGTCGATGTGCAGGTCGATACGGGCCAGCAGCTCCTGTGCCCGACGACGCATCTCGCGCCAGTTGACCGCGCCGAGCCGGCGCGGCTCCCGGCCGATGTAGATGTTCTCCGCCACCGACAGGTTGGGCAGGAGGTTGACCTCCTGGTAGACGGTGCTCACCCCGGCGGCGGTGGCCTGCATCGGGCCGGAGAAGGACACCTCGTCGCCGTCGAGGGTGATGGTGCCGGAATCGGTGCCGTAGACGCCGGTCAGCACTTTGATGAGGGTGGACTTCCCGGCGCCGTTCTCGCCCATCAGGGCGTGCACCTCACCGGGGAAGAGCCGGAGGTCGACGCCGTCGAGGGCACGGACCCCGGGGAAGATCTTGCTGATCGCGGTCATCGTCAGGACCGGATGCCTATCCGACATCCCACCGAACCTTTCCTCGGAAGCGGAGGCCGCCGCGCCGAACGCGGCGGCCTCCCGGTCGGATCAGTACTTCCGGTTGGGCAGCGCGGTCTTCGCCTGCTCCTGGGTGAAGGTGGTCTCCTCGGTCTCGACCCGGGCCGGGACCTCCTCGCCGGCCTTGACCTTCTTGGCCAGGTCCATCAGCTGCGGGCCGAGCAGCGGGCTGCACTCCGCGATGAAGTTGAACTTCCCGTCGGCCAGCGCCTGCATGCCGTCCTTGACCGCGTCGATGGTGATGATGGTGATGTCCTTGCCGGGCGTCTTGCCCGCCGCGGTGATCGCCTCCAGCGCGCCCAGGCCCATGTCGTCGTTGTGCGCGAAGAGCACGTCGATCTTCGGGTTGGCCTTGAGGAACTGCTCCATGACCTGCTTGCCGCCGGCCCGGGTGAAGTCACCGCTCTGCGAGGCGACGACCTTCAGGTTGGGGTTGGCGGCGATCGCCTCGGCGAAGCCCTTCTTGCGGTCGTTGGCCGGGGCCGAACCGGTGGTGCCCTGCAGCTCCACGATGTTCACCGGGCCGGTCGCGGCCGACTTCTCCTTGACCAGCCACTCGCCGGCGAGCTTGCCCTCCTTGACGAAGTCCGAGCCGATGAAGGTCTTGTAGAGGCTCTTGTCGGCGGAGTCCACGGCCCGGTCGGTGAGGATGACCGGGATCTTGGCGTCCTTGGCCTCCTTGAGCACGGTGTCCCAACCCGACTCCACCACCGGCGAGAAGGCGATCACGTCGACCTTCTGCTGGATGAAGTTGCGGATCGCCTTGATCTGGTTCTCCTGCTTGCCCTGGGCGTCGTCGAACTTCAGCTCGTAGCCGGCCTCGGCGGCCGACTCCTTGATCGAGTTGGTGTTCGCCGTGCGCCAGCCACTCTCCGCGCCGACCTGCGAGAAGCCGATGACGAGCTTGCTGTTGCCGCCGCCGCTGCTGCCGCTGTCGCCGTCGCCGCCGGTGTCGCTGTTGCCGCAGCCGGCGAGTCCGCCGGCCAGCAGGCCGACGGCGAGCATCGCGCCGAGGCCGCGTCGAGTGAGGGTGATGCCGGTCTTCGCCATGTTGAAGACTCCTTGACGGGGATGAGGTGGGGGATGGTGCTAGTGCGGGGAGGACCGGCCGGCGCGGCACGCCGGGCAGACCGGACCTTCCAGGGGTGGTGCATCGGGTTGCGGTGGATCAACCGGACCGCGGGGGCGGGCCGGAGGCGGGTACGGGTCGGGGTGTTACCTCCCCGGCTGCCCGTAGACGTTCTGGTAGCGGTCGTAGAGTGAGTCGATGTCGGCCTGGGCCATCGGCACCGGGGTGCCGAGTGTCCGGGCCAGGTGGGCGGTGCGGGCCACGTCCTCGCACATCACGGCGGCCTTCACCGCCGCGCGGGCGTCCCGGCCGATGGTGAAGACGCCGTGGTTGCGCATCAGCACGGCCGGTGAGCGGTGCCCGGAGAGGGTCGCCACGATGCCCTTGCCGATGTCGTCCCCGCCGATGAGCGCGAACGGACCGACCGGGATCTCACCGCCGAACTCGTCGGCCTGGG
Above is a window of Micromonospora rifamycinica DNA encoding:
- a CDS encoding ABC transporter permease, which translates into the protein MSTVRARVAGVTSHRLFWPLVVLVLLLVANAVYRPSFLSIELKNGHLYGSLVDIVRLSAPLILVALGMSLVIATGGIDLSVGAVAAVAGAVACLYISEQPDQNSLGVVLTAVALGFGVALVLGAWNGILVAGIGIQPIIATLILMVAGRGLAQLIAEGQIITINSGPYKVIGVGHLLTLPFAIVIALAVTVLVAVLTRRTALGMIIESVGGNAEASRLAGIRSRRITFLVYVVSAACAAIAGFMMTANVSSADGNAVGLWVELDAILAVVIGGTALAGGRFYLGGTVVGALLIQTLTTSVYAMNIDPQTSLLFKAVVVIVVCLIQAPAFRARFRRRRSAPVTPLEPVGTEKEQVPA
- a CDS encoding sugar ABC transporter ATP-binding protein, coding for MSDRHPVLTMTAISKIFPGVRALDGVDLRLFPGEVHALMGENGAGKSTLIKVLTGVYGTDSGTITLDGDEVSFSGPMQATAAGVSTVYQEVNLLPNLSVAENIYIGREPRRLGAVNWREMRRRAQELLARIDLHIDVTELLGNYSLAVQQMVAIARAVDIRARVLILDEPTSSLDADEVAQLMRIMRQLRDDGIAIIFVTHFLDQVYAIADRITVLRNGRLVGEYLTSELPQIALVEKMIGKELDALERLDEATSGDDRAAIESGTPLVAADGLGRSGSVAPFSLTIHQGEVVGLAGLLGSGRTEVARLFFGADRADAGRLAVDGSPVTIRNPVAAIDRDIAFCSENRRTEGLVGELSVRENIILAMQAARGWLRPVPRRRQDELVQHWIKALSIRPADPEMPVRNLSGGNQQKVLLARWLITEPRLLILDEPTRGIDIGAKTEIQRLVAQLSDGGMAVLFISAELEEVLRLSHKVAVMRDRQLVTELTNDDTLDAARVMQVIASGSSQEGSVPA
- the araA gene encoding L-arabinose isomerase — protein: MTNPSPVAEVWFLTGSQGLYGPETLRQVAEQSRRIAERLDADPAVPARVVWKPVLTSSAEILAVCRDAAVQGAVGVIAWMHTFSPAKMWISGLDALRTPLLHLHTQANVELPWSEIDMDFMNLNQAAHGDREFGYVQTRLGVARKTVAGHVSDPRVAARIGAWTRAAIGHAEMRSLRLARFGDNMRDVAVTEGDKVEAELRFGVSVNTYGVNDLVDAVDAVADARIDELVKEYDDSYRLVPALRSGGDRHDALRYAARIEAGLRDFLEAGGFRAFTTNFEDLGGLRQLPGLAVQRLMADGYGFGGEGDWKTSVLVRTLKSMSVGTTGGTSFMEDYTYDLTPGRELVLGAHMLEVCPTIAAATPNVEIHPLGIGGREDPVRMVFDAQPGPAVVLGLADMGERFRLVANEIDVVAPPYPLPKLPVARAVWRPRPDLAASAEAWLTAGAPHHTVLSQAVGVEELHDLAEMVSTELVVIDADTTPRRLADELRWNQAYYRLARGF
- the yjfF gene encoding galactofuranose ABC transporter, permease protein YjfF; its protein translation is MTTTPLAARPGRAWWRVPPRHVPVLATAALLLVMYAIGVSQYRAFSNIQVVFNVFIDNGFLLVVAVGMTFVILTGGIDLSVGSVVAMTAMVSASLLGDGLHPALVLVIALLLGPALGFAMGCVIHFFDIQPFIVTLAGMFFARGVCTWISTTSIPITDGFWTSAAQHRIHLGENFVSVGALIAVAVVAVAAAVLAYTRLGRNVYAIGGNQQSALLMGLPVGRTKIAVYTISGLCSAIGGILLSFYTLSGAPLIAVGMELDVIAAVVIGGTLLTGGSGYVFGTLLGVLVLSIIQTLITFDGTLNSWWTKIVIGGLLFVFILLQRLVGIRTK
- a CDS encoding ABC transporter substrate-binding protein, with the protein product MAKTGITLTRRGLGAMLAVGLLAGGLAGCGNSDTGGDGDSGSSGGGNSKLVIGFSQVGAESGWRTANTNSIKESAAEAGYELKFDDAQGKQENQIKAIRNFIQQKVDVIAFSPVVESGWDTVLKEAKDAKIPVILTDRAVDSADKSLYKTFIGSDFVKEGKLAGEWLVKEKSAATGPVNIVELQGTTGSAPANDRKKGFAEAIAANPNLKVVASQSGDFTRAGGKQVMEQFLKANPKIDVLFAHNDDMGLGALEAITAAGKTPGKDITIITIDAVKDGMQALADGKFNFIAECSPLLGPQLMDLAKKVKAGEEVPARVETEETTFTQEQAKTALPNRKY